A stretch of DNA from Staphylococcus sp. KG4-3:
CTTTTAACCAATCTACCGGTAATTTTAAATGGACAGTATTAACAAATGTAGCATATTCGTCTTCTGCGCTCCATTTTTTAATTTCATCTTGGTCAATTGTGTGTATTAAGCCATTTTTTAACATATCTTGATACATGCCATAATGTTCCTCTACAGCATTTACAAAAGCTAACTTATTTTTTTCTAGTGATGCTTTTAATTTATTTGTATTTTTATTTAAAAGCGTCTCTATACTATCAAATGTAACATTTTCCACTTCGAAGACTTGGTTTATTTCTTCTAAAAGTTGGTCGGCCGATTTTAACGTAATTTGACTATCGTGACCGTATGTTAGTTCTGTCATAGCAGCTGTTGTAGGGTTCGGTGAACTCACTAAATAATTATCACCTAATAAAGCATTAATTAAACTACTTTTACCAGCACTAAACGTCCCGAACACACCTATTTTGATTATTTTGTTATCTAGTCGAGCAAGTGTGTCATCTATATTTTGTTTGCTCTGTTCGAACAACGGTACATCTTTAATAACTTCAAGCGCATGCTTAATATTTTGTGTTTTATCTTCTTGGTTTGGTTCTATAGAAGTTTCTGACTTGGAATGATTAACGGATTTTACTTTATTTGCTTTTGGAGTGTATGTGATTTCTTTTCTATCTATAAGTTTATCGAGCGAATCATCTATATGAATGTAATAATGTAAGTAATTTTGTGTTTCAAGTGATTCCCTTAGATTACGCATTTCCATAAATTTTTCATAATCATTATAGTCATCTTCTTGCTCTATACCAATATCATTTGCTTGAGCATGACTGATAGCTTCTTTGAACAATGGATCAGAAGTTTTGCCGATATACTGTTTAAGTGATTTCATTAAATCATCACAAAATGTTAATACATACTGGTTGCTAATAGTAATCTGTGTTTGATATAAATCAGTTATTAACGATTCTGGGATTTTATAATGTTGATTTAATATAGCTTCATTTATTTCAGAATCATTTATAAAGCGAGTTAAAAATGACATATCTTCTCTAAGTGGTTGTCTGATCTCTTGGTTAACTTTTTCTTGTAATTGCGCGAGTGCCATATTTAATCTACGTTGTTGTTCTTCTTGTGTTTTTTTCTTTTTATTAAAAAGTCCGCCAACTGTGAAGTCTTTAGTACGACTTTCTAAATACATTCGAATCGTTTCTCTTGTATCATGTGTCATTATATAAGCATTATCGATAATTGCCTTTCTTTTTTGTTTTAAAAATTCATACAACTCATCTGGGTTGTTTAATAACTTTGCTTCTTCACTGACCTGCTGATGTTGCTTGAAATTGATATAAGCTTGTTCAAAATCCGCTTCGAAAATATCCAATTTATCTAATAGGTCTTGGATTTCATATTTAATATAGGATAATTGTTCTTCTGTGATGAATTTTACGATTCGATTAACATAATTCTCCATTGTTTCACGATTTTTATCTTTTTCTACAAGATATTTTGAAAGTGCTTCAATTTCATTATGTGCATGACTAAATTTAGAAACATAAAAAGTTTTATCTAAATCAATTTCCCATTCTACTATTGACTTTTCAACACGTGATTTAAATGTGTTGAAACTAATTTCGTCTTCATTATGCTTATCAATTTGGTTAATTACAAATACGACTGGAACACCTGCTTGGTTCAGTTGTTTCATAAATTGAAAATTCAAAGCAGATTGGACGTGATTATAATCTACTGTATAGAAGAGTACGTTGCTCGTATACATAAACTCTTCTGTACTAGATTGGTGGCTAGACACATTAGAATCGACCCCAGGCGTGTCTTGTAATGTAAATCCTTTGCGAAATTTACCAGACGGAAATTTAATTTCCACTGATTCCACATCGAAATTTTCACGATTCATTTTTTTTACATCATCGTAATTATTTAATAATGTATATTGTTGATTACTTAGGTTTGCAATAATTCCTGGCTGGTCTGCGACAGAAACAATTGCGGTATTACTAGTTGTAGGTACGGGAGAACTTGGTAATATAGATTCTTCTAGTAGTAAATTGATTAATGTGGATTTTCCTGCTGAAAAATGACCTACAAAAGTCGCAGTGTATTGTTCTAAAAACACTTTTTTAATTACTTGATTGATAATATGGACTAATCTACCATTTTTAGATTTTTCTACTTCTTTTTTTAATTTATATAAAATATCGAGTTGCTCAGTATTAGACATGTTTCGTATCCCCTTTATTACTTATATGTAATTACTTCTTATTGTATAACAAATCGTTACTTGTCTAAAGTAAGTATTTTAAAATAAGTTGTTACAAATTGAAAATACTATCATTTAATTAAAGATGTTATAGGTACAAGCTGTATAATCTTTTAATATTTTTTGAATTTCAAAATATAAAATTCAATGATATTACGCATTAGAAATACTTTTTTGCTGAATTGACTTTGCCATATTCATCTATAATTTGTAATTGCTTACTCTAGCTAATTACTCTATATTTACAAAAGCCAGCCCGAGGCAACTATTGATGTCTCGGACTGGCTTTTAATATGTTAATTTTAAATCAATTATTTCCATCTTGGTTTCTCGAAATTTGTATTTGGTTTATTTATACCAATGTTTTCATTTAAATATAGTTTTGGATTCTTTGCAATTTGTACTGCTACTGCAGCTACACTTTTTCTAGATACTTCAGTTCCTTTAAAGGGTTGATCTTTTTTAGTGATTTCGTAATCAATTTCGTTTATATCAGTTAACCAAGCTGGTCTGAATATTGTATAATCAAGACCGGATTGTTCAATTATGTCTGCAGCTTTTTTATAGACTGGTAATGATTCACTAATTTGAGTTTGTACCCACTCACCAAATTTACCTGGGATTTCGTTGTAGATACCAAGTGAAGTAACAAATACAAGTCGTTTTACTTTATTTGCATTCATGGCTTCGACAATTGTTTGTGCTTCTTTATCTAAATTACCGGATAATGAAGCGAAAACAATATCAACATCTTCCATTGCATTAGTAACATCATCTAAATTTGTGGCATCGCCTTCACGAACTCGTATACGATCTGAGGCATAGTCAGGTAATCTGTTTGCATCTCTTAAAAATAATCTTAAGGTATATGTTGTATTTTCTAAAAATGAGTTGATAGCTGCTTTAGAAATCGCACCATTAGCTCCTAGTATCAATACTCTTGTCATCTAATCACTCCTGTACATTTTAGTTATTATACGAGACCTTATTTTTCTCTTATTATTTAATAGTGTTATGTATAGTATAATTATTTTTTCTAAATAATTCACTTCTTATGTTTACACTCACAATATTATAGTTATCCTATTTTTAGTTAAGTAAACGTGAAAGTAGAATTGTCAAAAGCTATAAATTGTATTTTCAAAAAATAAAAACCCTAGTTCAAGGACGGTTTACACACATAAATGTAATACGTTGTCCTTGCGCTAGAGACATTATTTTATAGTTGATTTAATTTATCACTGGGTTTTTATCTTTTTTGATTTTTACATATTGTGAAATGCTATAAATTATAATCCCCACCCAAATAAAGATAAATGTAATGAGTTGATCTAAATCAAATGGCTCTTTGAATAGGAAGATGCCAATTAAAAACATTAAAGTAGGTCCGATATATTGTATAAAGCCAGTTAATGATAACGGTATGCGTCTGGCACCGGCTGAGAACAATATAAGTGGGACTGCTGTAACGGCTCCTGAGAATAACAACCAAAAAGAAGAAACGTTCATACCAAATGTAAGTCCACCGTGATACCATATATACCATAAATAGATAAATCCAGCAGGCGCTGTTACAATACATTCGATAGTTATACTGCTTATAGCATCTATTGGAACAAGTTTTTTAATTAATCCATAGATTCCAAATGAACCTGCTAACAATAAAGAAATGCCAGGGAATACCCCTATTTTCAATGTCATATATAACACACCTACAACAGCAAGTCCTATGGCAATCCATTCAAGTTTATTGAATCGCTCCTTTAAAAATATTAATGCAAGTAAAATACTTACAAGTGGATTTATGTAGTAACCTAAACTGGATTGTAACACGTGTCCATTTGTAACAGCCCATATGAATGTGCCCCAATTAATTGTTATCACATAGCCAGCTGCAATAATCGCAATGAGTTGTATTGGATTCGTAAATAGTCGTTGAATATCTCGTTTAAATGGCGCAGTATTTTTAGTAAGGATAACGATAAATAACATAAAAATCATAGAAAGTACAATTCGAAATGCTAATATTTCAAATGCTCCTATATCGTCAATTAATCCCCAATAAATGGGTAGTATGCCCCATAAGAAATATGCTCCGAAAGCAAAGATAATTCCTTTTTTAAATTCTGTATTCAATTGTAACACCTCTTTCTAATGATCAAGACAGGAGAAGAATTTACTTGCGAGGTTTTTTCTCTCCCCAATATTGATAATAAGTACATTCAATATAACCATTAAATAATTTTCTGCGTTTTGTTGCTTTCTTATTAACTAAAAATTCGAATTCAGTATTACTTGTAAGAACGTAAGTTGATATTTGTGGATGATTTTGCATAAGTGATCCAATATAACGATACATTTCTTCGACTTTATCTCTATCACCTATACGTTCGCCGTATGGTGGGTTACCAATTAATGCATACGGTTTTTCATCGCCTAAAGTTAATGTGTTAACGTCTTTAACATTAAATTGAATAATATCAGCGAGACCAACCTCTTCAGCGTTTCTGCGCGCTATTTCAATCATTTCTGGATCTATATCATAGGCATATATTTCTAGCTCACGATCATAATTTGCTTGTTGATCGGCTTCGTCTCTCATTTCGTCATATAAACTATCTGGCATAATATCCCATTTTTCTGATACAAAATCACGGTTGAAACCAGGAGCGATGTTTTGAGCGATTAAACAAGCTTCAATTGCGATTGTCCCCGATCCACAAAATGGATCAACTAAAGGCGTGTCACCTGTCCAGTTAGCTAGACGGATTAAACTTGCTGCTAGTGTTTCTTTAATTGGAGCTTCACCTTGTGCCAAACGATAGCCACGTTTATTTAAGCCTGAACCAGAAGTATCTATAGTTAACAGTGCATTATCTTTTAAAATAGCCACTTCAACTGGATATTTTGCTCCATTTTCACTTAACCACCCACGTTCTTGATAAGCGTGCTTTAAACGTTCTACAATTGCTTTCTTAACGATAGCTTGACAGTCAGGCACACTATATAATGTTGATTTAACACTACGACCTTGTACAGGGAAGTTACCGTTTTGTTCAATCAATGTTTCCCAAGGCAATGCTTTTGTCTTTTCAAATAGTTCCTCAAAAGTTGTAGTTTTAAATTGTCCAACTACTATTTTGATTCTGTCGGCTGTGCGTAACCATAAGTTACATTTAACAATTGCAGTTTCATCACCTTCAAAGAAGATTTTGCCATTTTCGACAGTTGTTTCATAACCTAATTCTTGAATTTCTTTGGCTACAACTGCTTCTAATCCCATTGGACATACAGCTAATAATTGATACATTGTTTTGCTCCTTCTTATTAAAGATTTTATTTTATTTTATCAAAAGTTATTTTAAATAGATATGACATTGCATCAAGTTCTATAGTGAACTGATAATTATTTCAATTCATTTTAACCAATTAAAAAAGCTCTCCTATATTGGGAGAGCTTGGGTCTAGTGATGATATTTCTGTAAGCCATGTTTTGTACCATTGTACTGCGAACGTGTACTAGAAACACTCGTACGCTGGTGGTAACCATCTGTCTACATACTATCTAAAGTATGCCTTAAATATACGTTGAATTCCGCTAAATAAGTGCTCCTACCTAATTTGGATTGCTCACTCGAGGGGTTTACCGCGTTCCACCTTTTATATTTCTATAAAAGCTACGTCACTGTGGCACTTTCAAACTAATCTAACCGTATCCTAAGACTTAGGTTATTTCATTGCCGTCAACTTAATGCCTTGACTTATTGTTTCATCAAGCACGAACACTACAATCATCTCAGATTGTGTGAGCATGGACTTTCCTCTATATCGCTATAGCGATTACCCGAAACACCATCCCAAGAAGTATATCATTATTTTAGTTGTTAAACAAATAAAATAAGATAAGTTTTGAAAAAATCAAAACTTATCTTTATGTAGATGATATGAAATCTACGCTAATAACATTTCATCAGCTCAATGCACGTGTATGTTATTTTCCGAAAACTGCTTTTTCTAGATTAGATATTCGTTTTAGAATATCTACATTGTTATTGTTGTTATTATTGTTATTACTTTTAGTTGTTGCATTACTGTTTGAAGAGAAATTTTTATTTTCTTGTGGTCTCGATGTAGCAACACGTAAACGTAACTCTTCTAATTCTTTTTTTAGTTTATTGTTTTCTTCTGAAAGTTTTACAACTTCATTATCTAAATCTGCCATCTTTTGATAATCTGCTATAATATCGTCTAAGAAGGCATCTACTTCTTCTCTTCTATAGCCACGAGTCATAGTTTTTTCAAAATCTTTTTCATAAATATCTTTTGCTGATAATTTTAATGAAACATCTGACATTTTTTCCACCTCATTCAAAACTTTGTTCTTGAGACCACTGTAAGTCGTTGATGAACTCAGTTAATTCATCGAACGTCACAATATCACAAGTATAATTTGTTTTTTCCATAAAATCAACTAACATGTGCTTAAAGAACTTAGGACTAGCTTCTTGCTCTTCATCGTAAATTAAAAGTGTCTGATCTGTATGATCTAACATGAATTGATCCGTTTGTTTAAACTGATGTGGGCCTTCATATGGGACATGGAACACACTGTCAACGAAGTCTGCTTTTTGTGTAATGTTATTATACTTAGCTTGATTCTGTTCGTTCCACCTTTCACTATGTCCATAAAAAGGCGTTATTATACCTAATTTTAGATCAGGGTGGCTCGCCTTCAATTCAAGAACCACTTCTGCCGTCCATAATTCTATACCCATCTGTCCTTGTATTAATACCCACTCTAACCCTTCTTCAATCAACTGATTTAATTTATGTTCGATAAATTTCTTTAAATAACTAACCTCTGGTGCATCATCTTTGAATATGTTGAGTTCAAATGATTTATAGCCAGTAACATAAATTGTTTTTATCATAAACAAAACTCATTTCTTTGAATATAACTTAAATCATATTGTACAGCTTTTAATTTTTCTGTGAACAATTTTCGGCTTGTACGTTTGAAATGGCATTCAACTGAAAGTGACTCGATATTTGAAATTAAAAGGTCGAACTTCTTTTTGTTCATATATTGTAATTGAAGGATTTGTGATTCTCGATTCAAAAGTGTGTTTAAGCGTTGGTCTATCTCAGTGGTAAACGGTACAACAGTAGAATAAAAGTCGTAATCTTCTCCTGATGTTTTCACGGATTCATACCTTTCTTGCATTAACAAAACATCATTTAATAGTTGTGTAATAATTTGTTGCATTGAGACTTCCCCCTACACTTCAAATTTACCATAAAATTGATTTTCAGTCATTTTTTAAAGAGTCGCCTAACATTTACCTTATATTACTATAATATTTTGTTTCAAATATTGTTTAATTGGGCAAAGCACGTTAAAATGTATGTGATGTATTTGTAAATACATTGGTTCAAATTTCATAGTTTGGAAAAAATTGCTGCACTCATGTATAATGGAGCAAGTTTTTGATTTCCTAACTAAAGTGGTGAAAATAAATGAATTACCCAAATGGAAAGCCATTTAATGGAAATAAGTCTCAAGACGGACGAACTCATCAGGGGCAAACTAGTAAAATTGATTACGGTGGCAGAGGTATGTCGCTAGAAAACGATATAGAATTGTCGAATACTTATTATTTGAATCATGGTATAGCTGTAATACATAAGAAACCTACACCCGTTCAAATAGTAAATGTTCACTATCCGATGAGAAGTAAAGCTGTTATAAATGAGGCTTATTTCAGAACGCCGTCGACTACCGACTATAACGGTATTTATAATGGCCGATATTTAGACTTTGAAGCGAAAGAAACGAAAAATAAAACGTCCTTTCCTTTAAATAACATGCATGATCATCAAGTGAAACACATGGATGCCTGTTATAAACAAAACGGAATTGTCTTTTTATTAATTCGTTTTAAATCGCTCGATGAAGTTTATTTGCTTCCATATTCTAATTTCAAAATGTTTTGGGAAAGACACATTAACGAAATTAAAAAGTCGATAACGGTTGAAGAAATAAGAAAAAATGGTTACTATATTCCTTATCAGTATCAACCACGATTGAATTATCTCAAAACAGTTGATAAGTTGATATTAGATGAAAGTGAGGACCGCGTATGACGGAGAAAAAGAAGACTTCCCAGTCTAACAGTAAGAATGGAAAGTCTGAGCAAAAACAGAATAGGAATATAAAACGAACGATAATTAAGATAATTGGTTTTCTAATTATTGCATTTATCGTTTTAGCATTAATTGGTATCTTGTTATTTGCGTATTATGCTTGGAAAGCACCAGCATTTACGGAATCAAAATTACAAGACCCTATTCCAGCAAAGATTTATGATAAAGATGGCGACTTGGTTAAGACGTTAGATAATGGACAGCGACGCGAACACGTTAATTTAGATGAGGTTCCGAAAACGATGAAAGAAGCGGTATTAGCTACTGAAGATAATCGTTTCTATGATCATGGCGCGTTAGACTATAAACGACTGTTCGGTGCAGTTGCTAAAAACGTAACCGGTGGTTTTGGAGCTGAAGGTGCTTCGACGCTGACACAACAAGTTGTTAAACGTTCATTTTTAACCGATCAAAAATCAATAGCACGTAAAGCACAAGAAGCATATTTGTCTTATAGATTAGAGCAAGAGTACAGTAAAGATGAAATATTCGAAATGTACTTAAACAAAATCTACTATTCTGACGGTGTTTATGGTGTTAAAGCTGCTGCTAAATACTATTTCAACAAAGATT
This window harbors:
- a CDS encoding dynamin family protein encodes the protein MSNTEQLDILYKLKKEVEKSKNGRLVHIINQVIKKVFLEQYTATFVGHFSAGKSTLINLLLEESILPSSPVPTTSNTAIVSVADQPGIIANLSNQQYTLLNNYDDVKKMNRENFDVESVEIKFPSGKFRKGFTLQDTPGVDSNVSSHQSSTEEFMYTSNVLFYTVDYNHVQSALNFQFMKQLNQAGVPVVFVINQIDKHNEDEISFNTFKSRVEKSIVEWEIDLDKTFYVSKFSHAHNEIEALSKYLVEKDKNRETMENYVNRIVKFITEEQLSYIKYEIQDLLDKLDIFEADFEQAYINFKQHQQVSEEAKLLNNPDELYEFLKQKRKAIIDNAYIMTHDTRETIRMYLESRTKDFTVGGLFNKKKKTQEEQQRRLNMALAQLQEKVNQEIRQPLREDMSFLTRFINDSEINEAILNQHYKIPESLITDLYQTQITISNQYVLTFCDDLMKSLKQYIGKTSDPLFKEAISHAQANDIGIEQEDDYNDYEKFMEMRNLRESLETQNYLHYYIHIDDSLDKLIDRKEITYTPKANKVKSVNHSKSETSIEPNQEDKTQNIKHALEVIKDVPLFEQSKQNIDDTLARLDNKIIKIGVFGTFSAGKSSLINALLGDNYLVSSPNPTTAAMTELTYGHDSQITLKSADQLLEEINQVFEVENVTFDSIETLLNKNTNKLKASLEKNKLAFVNAVEEHYGMYQDMLKNGLIHTIDQDEIKKWSAEDEYATFVNTVHLKLPVDWLKDKIIVDSLGLHSNNQRHTNETEKVLTSADLILYVSYFNHSFTDNDKRFIEHMKAMNQLNENQAFKMIINATDLAETEEDLNAVIEYVGDALTQVNMDSDIFAVSSREALKTNDIGIERLKKSIEHFVQVESKNILQKQMLGQLHHISEAYEQMIEAFHNDKAEINKRNQKLQSYDNATIFKNNLLQIAEQRTSNEVDDQIYHLNERLKLQLLDEVKSIYNGQMTKNTNFNEEKRQSTKLYLDQVHQRLYLEQSLLVERIKKYFHEQLHTEIAPLKQKLQQLHVFIEPEFDKSKIELDNPYLKIDLTQMIDALPKSLSKKNILQPKTQSIIQEQITQETINLLAPCIANLRQAVNETVMQMQSNAEDKFNQFENEAHSQIKELLSFEVDDAFIQQLQETNNNLKPYM
- a CDS encoding SDR family oxidoreductase → MTRVLILGANGAISKAAINSFLENTTYTLRLFLRDANRLPDYASDRIRVREGDATNLDDVTNAMEDVDIVFASLSGNLDKEAQTIVEAMNANKVKRLVFVTSLGIYNEIPGKFGEWVQTQISESLPVYKKAADIIEQSGLDYTIFRPAWLTDINEIDYEITKKDQPFKGTEVSRKSVAAVAVQIAKNPKLYLNENIGINKPNTNFEKPRWK
- the rarD gene encoding EamA family transporter RarD, translating into MNTEFKKGIIFAFGAYFLWGILPIYWGLIDDIGAFEILAFRIVLSMIFMLFIVILTKNTAPFKRDIQRLFTNPIQLIAIIAAGYVITINWGTFIWAVTNGHVLQSSLGYYINPLVSILLALIFLKERFNKLEWIAIGLAVVGVLYMTLKIGVFPGISLLLAGSFGIYGLIKKLVPIDAISSITIECIVTAPAGFIYLWYIWYHGGLTFGMNVSSFWLLFSGAVTAVPLILFSAGARRIPLSLTGFIQYIGPTLMFLIGIFLFKEPFDLDQLITFIFIWVGIIIYSISQYVKIKKDKNPVIN
- a CDS encoding class I SAM-dependent RNA methyltransferase — its product is MYQLLAVCPMGLEAVVAKEIQELGYETTVENGKIFFEGDETAIVKCNLWLRTADRIKIVVGQFKTTTFEELFEKTKALPWETLIEQNGNFPVQGRSVKSTLYSVPDCQAIVKKAIVERLKHAYQERGWLSENGAKYPVEVAILKDNALLTIDTSGSGLNKRGYRLAQGEAPIKETLAASLIRLANWTGDTPLVDPFCGSGTIAIEACLIAQNIAPGFNRDFVSEKWDIMPDSLYDEMRDEADQQANYDRELEIYAYDIDPEMIEIARRNAEEVGLADIIQFNVKDVNTLTLGDEKPYALIGNPPYGERIGDRDKVEEMYRYIGSLMQNHPQISTYVLTSNTEFEFLVNKKATKRRKLFNGYIECTYYQYWGEKKPRK
- a CDS encoding DivIVA domain-containing protein; the encoded protein is MSDVSLKLSAKDIYEKDFEKTMTRGYRREEVDAFLDDIIADYQKMADLDNEVVKLSEENNKLKKELEELRLRVATSRPQENKNFSSNSNATTKSNNNNNNNNNVDILKRISNLEKAVFGK
- a CDS encoding DUF1273 domain-containing protein — translated: MIKTIYVTGYKSFELNIFKDDAPEVSYLKKFIEHKLNQLIEEGLEWVLIQGQMGIELWTAEVVLELKASHPDLKLGIITPFYGHSERWNEQNQAKYNNITQKADFVDSVFHVPYEGPHQFKQTDQFMLDHTDQTLLIYDEEQEASPKFFKHMLVDFMEKTNYTCDIVTFDELTEFINDLQWSQEQSFE
- a CDS encoding DUF1798 family protein, with the translated sequence MQQIITQLLNDVLLMQERYESVKTSGEDYDFYSTVVPFTTEIDQRLNTLLNRESQILQLQYMNKKKFDLLISNIESLSVECHFKRTSRKLFTEKLKAVQYDLSYIQRNEFCL
- the recU gene encoding Holliday junction resolvase RecU, whose amino-acid sequence is MNYPNGKPFNGNKSQDGRTHQGQTSKIDYGGRGMSLENDIELSNTYYLNHGIAVIHKKPTPVQIVNVHYPMRSKAVINEAYFRTPSTTDYNGIYNGRYLDFEAKETKNKTSFPLNNMHDHQVKHMDACYKQNGIVFLLIRFKSLDEVYLLPYSNFKMFWERHINEIKKSITVEEIRKNGYYIPYQYQPRLNYLKTVDKLILDESEDRV